In Pseudoxanthobacter soli DSM 19599, a single genomic region encodes these proteins:
- a CDS encoding branched-chain amino acid ABC transporter permease: MLQVLANSVIYASEIAIIAVGVALAYSILRFANFAHIQYAVAGGYISYALTQAGLSIVPAIAISAAATGLGAILIDRLVFSRLRSTSPEGKMIVSWGVALLLRSLIAAVFGGGARVFDVEIEPVQIGDVIVTTLDIAVVATTVVAMAVLHLLLQRTRLGTALRALASNRDLAVTRGIPAERMTALMWFLSGAFAAIGGTLFAMETRLQPSMDLVILLPVFAAVTIGGLTSARGAVIGALVLSLAQNFAIAIDFGSWLTGTPWYLPTQFRDAIAVGALVLVLILRPRDRVVGGAR; encoded by the coding sequence GTGCTTCAGGTTCTCGCCAACTCCGTGATCTATGCGAGCGAGATCGCGATCATCGCGGTCGGCGTCGCGCTGGCCTATTCGATCCTGCGGTTCGCCAATTTCGCCCACATCCAGTATGCGGTCGCCGGCGGTTACATCTCCTATGCGCTGACCCAGGCCGGCCTTTCGATCGTTCCGGCCATCGCGATCAGCGCCGCCGCGACGGGGCTCGGCGCCATCCTGATCGACCGGCTGGTGTTCAGCCGGCTGCGGTCGACCTCGCCGGAAGGCAAGATGATCGTGTCGTGGGGCGTCGCCCTGCTGCTGCGCTCGCTCATCGCGGCGGTGTTCGGCGGCGGCGCGCGCGTGTTCGATGTCGAGATCGAGCCCGTCCAGATCGGCGACGTCATCGTCACCACCCTCGATATCGCCGTGGTGGCGACCACGGTCGTGGCGATGGCGGTGCTGCATCTCCTGCTTCAGCGCACCCGGCTCGGCACTGCGCTGCGGGCGCTCGCCTCCAACCGCGACCTCGCCGTCACCCGCGGCATCCCGGCGGAGCGCATGACGGCGCTGATGTGGTTCCTCTCCGGCGCGTTTGCCGCCATCGGCGGCACGCTGTTCGCGATGGAAACCCGGTTGCAGCCGTCCATGGATCTCGTGATCCTGCTGCCGGTGTTCGCCGCCGTCACCATCGGGGGCCTGACGAGCGCGCGGGGCGCTGTGATCGGCGCGCTGGTGCTGTCGCTCGCCCAGAACTTCGCCATCGCCATCGATTTCGGCTCCTGGCTGACCGGCACGCCCTGGTATCTGCCGACACAGTTCCGCGATGCCATTGCCGTCGGGGCGCTGGTGCTGGTGCTCATCCTCAGGCCGCGCGACCGCGTGGTCGGCGGCGCGCGATAG
- a CDS encoding branched-chain amino acid ABC transporter permease — protein sequence MLDFLVFAVTTVAIWSVLGLSLNLQFGLTGLVNFGQVLPFALGAFAVAFAASHGFPVWAGLIAGALAAIAAGLLVLLPVGRLAQDYWALVTLGAGELVRLTFVNVPGLAGGVDGASVPRIADPKLAMALALALFAVALALTLLVDRSPLGRMLRVLREDPVLAATLGRRPPRLRAVVIVVSWLLAGLTGVLYAHVIGYVAPPSFTVAETFIVWTAVVLGGPGSVLGVVVGTAVVQLLSISTRFFAQWSGLPFDLVANLRLALFGLVLILMFLFRPEGLIPERKVKTNAVDP from the coding sequence ATGCTCGATTTCCTGGTCTTTGCCGTCACCACCGTCGCGATCTGGTCGGTGCTGGGCCTCAGCCTCAATCTCCAGTTCGGGCTGACCGGGCTCGTCAATTTCGGACAGGTGCTGCCGTTCGCGCTCGGCGCCTTCGCGGTCGCCTTCGCGGCAAGCCATGGCTTTCCGGTCTGGGCGGGCCTGATCGCCGGGGCTCTCGCGGCGATCGCGGCCGGGCTTCTGGTGCTGCTCCCCGTCGGCCGCCTCGCACAGGATTACTGGGCGCTCGTCACCCTCGGGGCGGGCGAACTGGTGCGGCTCACCTTCGTCAACGTTCCCGGGCTTGCCGGCGGCGTCGACGGCGCGTCGGTGCCGCGCATCGCCGATCCGAAGCTCGCGATGGCACTGGCGCTGGCGCTGTTCGCCGTGGCGCTCGCGCTCACCCTTCTCGTCGACCGCTCCCCGCTCGGCCGGATGCTGCGCGTGCTCAGGGAGGATCCGGTGCTGGCCGCCACTCTCGGCCGCCGCCCGCCGCGGCTCCGGGCCGTCGTCATCGTGGTGTCCTGGCTCCTCGCCGGGTTGACCGGCGTGCTCTACGCCCATGTTATCGGCTATGTCGCGCCGCCCTCGTTCACGGTCGCGGAGACCTTCATCGTGTGGACGGCGGTGGTGCTCGGCGGGCCGGGCTCCGTGCTCGGCGTCGTCGTCGGCACGGCGGTGGTGCAGCTTCTCAGCATCTCCACGCGCTTCTTCGCCCAGTGGAGCGGACTGCCGTTCGATCTGGTGGCGAACCTGCGTCTCGCCCTGTTCGGCCTCGTGCTGATCCTGATGTTCCTGTTCCGCCCGGAAGGGCTGATCCCCGAGCGCAAGGTGAAGACCAATGCTGTCGATCCGTGA
- a CDS encoding ABC transporter ATP-binding protein, with product MLSIRDVAVSFGGVAALGGVDLDVETGRVVGLVGPNGSGKSTLLNVIAGVIVPDRGTAVLDGHPLPFGRPEGVAARGIARTFQIPRLARRLTVAQNVIAGGRDQPGESLAALLFRPGAVRAAERQVTARAFEVMRRLGLDHLADHPAGGLSGGQQKLLSMGMALMADPVLMLLDEPAAGVNPVLIEQQVRFIRALASEGRGVLIIEHNMEMVSNICDHVVVLDGGKVIARGTPDEIRRDRAVMRSYLGEVA from the coding sequence ATGCTGTCGATCCGTGACGTCGCGGTTTCCTTCGGCGGTGTCGCGGCGCTCGGCGGCGTCGACCTCGACGTCGAGACGGGCCGCGTGGTCGGCCTCGTCGGTCCGAATGGCTCCGGCAAGTCCACCCTGCTCAATGTCATCGCCGGCGTCATTGTGCCGGATCGCGGCACGGCGGTGCTCGACGGCCATCCCTTGCCGTTCGGGCGGCCCGAAGGGGTGGCGGCACGCGGCATCGCCCGCACCTTCCAGATACCCCGCCTCGCCCGGCGGCTGACGGTCGCGCAGAACGTGATCGCAGGCGGCCGCGACCAGCCGGGCGAGAGCCTGGCTGCGCTGCTGTTCCGACCGGGAGCCGTGCGGGCCGCCGAGCGGCAGGTCACCGCGCGGGCGTTCGAGGTGATGCGGCGTCTCGGGCTCGACCACCTTGCCGACCATCCCGCCGGCGGGCTTTCCGGCGGCCAGCAGAAGCTGCTCTCCATGGGCATGGCGCTGATGGCCGACCCGGTGCTGATGCTGCTCGACGAGCCGGCGGCGGGCGTCAATCCGGTCCTGATCGAGCAGCAGGTGCGGTTCATTCGCGCGCTCGCCTCCGAGGGACGCGGCGTCCTCATCATCGAGCACAACATGGAAATGGTGTCGAACATCTGCGACCACGTCGTCGTGCTCGACGGCGGCAAGGTGATCGCCCGCGGCACGCCCGACGAGATCCGCCGCGACCGCGCGGTGATGCGCTCCTATCTCGGCGAGGTGGCGTGA
- a CDS encoding ATP-binding cassette domain-containing protein, with amino-acid sequence MAGASSAPGSVLSLDGVDAGYGPLVVLDGATVSLHPGEVALVLGANGSGKSTLLKTIMGLTRVSGGRIGFAGTDITAAPPHRRAALGLGYVPQTGNVFSDLSVIDNLRMGAFLRKDGIEPALPGLVDMFPRLGERLSARAGALSGGERRMLSIALTLLLDPRVLLLDEPSSDLAPATVDLVYEAIARIHRERGIPVLLVEQNIAKGLSISDRVVVMVRGRVAAEMAAADVEPARLHDLFMDGGVRVAG; translated from the coding sequence ATGGCCGGAGCCTCCTCTGCGCCCGGGTCGGTGCTGTCGCTCGATGGCGTCGATGCCGGCTATGGTCCGCTCGTCGTGCTCGACGGCGCGACGGTGTCGCTGCACCCCGGAGAAGTCGCGCTGGTGCTCGGCGCCAACGGCTCGGGAAAATCGACGCTTCTGAAGACCATCATGGGCCTCACCCGTGTCTCGGGCGGCCGGATCGGGTTCGCCGGGACCGACATCACCGCCGCGCCGCCTCATCGCCGCGCCGCGCTCGGGCTCGGCTACGTGCCGCAGACCGGCAACGTGTTCTCCGATCTCAGCGTCATTGACAATCTTCGGATGGGCGCCTTCCTGCGCAAGGACGGCATCGAGCCCGCCCTGCCCGGCCTTGTCGACATGTTTCCGCGGCTCGGCGAGCGGCTTTCCGCCCGCGCGGGCGCGCTCAGCGGCGGCGAGCGGCGGATGCTGTCGATCGCGCTCACCCTGCTGCTCGATCCGCGCGTGCTGCTGCTCGACGAACCGTCGAGCGATCTCGCCCCGGCGACCGTCGATCTCGTCTATGAGGCGATCGCACGCATCCATCGCGAGCGCGGCATTCCGGTGCTGCTGGTGGAACAGAACATCGCCAAGGGCCTGTCGATCTCGGACCGGGTCGTCGTCATGGTGCGCGGCCGGGTCGCGGCCGAGATGGCGGCGGCCGACGTCGAGCCCGCCCGGCTGCACGATCTCTTCATGGACGGCGGCGTGCGCGTCGCCGGCTAG
- a CDS encoding amidohydrolase family protein: MRTLIHGGYLITMKDGKADVVTDGAIVIEGDRIAAVGGDIDIAVEKTLADEVIDARGRAILPGFVNTHTHVAGALSKALTEDVPTFGGPFRIALGMHENVITPEDMLLPGMVHAIEMLKTGTTTINECWWNQPQSARIVEATGLRGIVASEIREVDSSRIGFGRYEREWDQSLVEKGVDEAIDLLENWHGKANGRITCRVAPDGPDRLRPETMGRLGELARKYGVGLHTHLCAVPGENEFMLKLWGKKSIPLLRDLGMLGPDFIGAHCVYMDDEDIEIMVETGACMSHTAYLCGKRGYYPPIKKIYDAGMNVALGSDWLSNDMFNVMRAGILIARVLTGGVAIRDAEDVLRMSTYDAAKCLGLLDEVGSLETGKKADVILVDMTTSWVNPLRVQNIVTNLVYNANGGDVTHVFVDGECLVADKQLKKLDERELIAEAQKVAEDVWRRSEYLFAAEGRP, translated from the coding sequence ATGCGGACCTTGATACACGGCGGCTATCTGATCACGATGAAGGACGGCAAGGCCGATGTCGTCACCGACGGTGCCATCGTCATCGAGGGCGACCGGATCGCGGCGGTCGGTGGCGACATCGACATCGCCGTCGAGAAGACGCTCGCCGACGAGGTGATCGACGCCCGTGGCCGCGCGATCCTGCCGGGCTTCGTCAACACCCACACCCACGTCGCCGGCGCGCTTTCGAAGGCGCTGACCGAGGACGTGCCAACCTTCGGCGGACCGTTCCGCATCGCGCTCGGCATGCACGAGAACGTCATCACCCCGGAAGACATGCTGCTGCCGGGTATGGTGCATGCCATCGAGATGCTGAAGACCGGCACCACCACCATCAACGAATGCTGGTGGAACCAGCCGCAATCGGCCCGCATCGTCGAGGCGACCGGCCTGCGCGGCATCGTCGCCTCGGAAATCCGCGAGGTGGATTCCTCCCGCATCGGCTTCGGCCGCTATGAGCGGGAGTGGGACCAGAGCCTGGTCGAGAAGGGCGTGGACGAGGCCATCGACCTTCTGGAGAACTGGCACGGCAAGGCCAACGGCCGCATCACCTGCCGCGTCGCGCCGGACGGGCCCGACCGGCTGCGGCCGGAGACGATGGGCCGGCTCGGCGAACTCGCCCGCAAGTATGGCGTCGGCCTCCACACCCACCTCTGCGCCGTGCCCGGCGAGAACGAGTTCATGCTGAAGCTGTGGGGCAAGAAGTCGATTCCGCTGCTGCGCGATCTCGGCATGCTCGGCCCGGATTTCATCGGCGCCCACTGCGTCTACATGGACGACGAGGACATCGAGATCATGGTGGAGACCGGCGCGTGCATGTCGCACACCGCCTATCTCTGCGGCAAGCGCGGCTATTATCCGCCGATCAAGAAGATCTACGATGCCGGCATGAACGTCGCGCTCGGCTCCGACTGGCTGTCGAACGACATGTTCAACGTGATGCGCGCCGGCATCCTGATCGCGCGCGTGCTGACCGGCGGCGTGGCGATCCGCGATGCCGAGGACGTGCTGCGCATGTCGACCTATGACGCCGCGAAATGCCTCGGACTGCTCGACGAGGTCGGTTCGCTGGAGACCGGCAAGAAGGCCGACGTCATCCTGGTGGACATGACGACGTCTTGGGTCAATCCGCTGCGCGTGCAGAACATCGTGACGAACCTCGTCTACAACGCCAACGGCGGCGATGTGACCCATGTGTTCGTCGACGGTGAATGTCTCGTCGCCGACAAGCAGTTGAAGAAGCTCGACGAGCGCGAGCTGATCGCCGAGGCGCAGAAGGTGGCCGAGGACGTGTGGCGGCGTTCCGAATATCTGTTCGCCGCCGAGGGCAGGCCGTAA